A section of the Branchiostoma lanceolatum isolate klBraLanc5 chromosome 19, klBraLanc5.hap2, whole genome shotgun sequence genome encodes:
- the LOC136425846 gene encoding UDP-glucuronosyltransferase 2C1-like translates to MASTPKLQCSGILLILLGLTNIHWSNEEKILLVPMPMLNSHWMVEAAMGQALVDRGHVVTAVVEKDIVDKRRAERPDFMFETFQDHGVGKRLREFQDQVFVMARPMSITEKHQVLPYLYESQKEHCNHLLDDEMLGNLKRANYSVVISDPFFLCGTILAANISVPYVAIRSAGGIALDKMTAATGLPLPLAYVPSILLDFTDQMTFLQRVGNVLTFGFSSISRQWVETGVFDYLSSKCLSQKDTIQSLMSSTDLWLSQTDNVLDFPRPSMPNTVQVGGLTVRTGVPLSEDLEGFMQSSSDDGVVIVSFGSMIGTMSTEKKEIFAAAFAQLRQKVVWRYVGERPTGVGNNTRLMSWLPQNDLLAHPKTRAFVTHAGLNGVYEALYHGVPMVCLPQFLDTPGIAARVVARGLGVKLDLMTVTSDELSRAVTHVLTNNSYRKTAARLSRLYRDQPQSPMERAAWWIEHVIKHGGLPHLRARAVDLPFYQYYLLDVAACLLAVCSAVLGTVWCSCLLVCSKIYCKTGGKLKSL, encoded by the exons ATGGCTAGCACACCAAAGCTCCAATGTTCCGGTATTCTCCTTATTCTCCTAGGTCTTACAAACATCCACTGGAGCAATGAAGAGAAGATCCTGTTGGTACCTATGCCGATGCTTAATAGCCACTGGATGGTAGAGGCGGCAATGGGGCAGGCGTTAGTTGACAGGGGCCATGTTGTCACGGCTGTTGTTGAAAAGGACATCGTAGACAAACGACGAGCAGAGAGGCCCGACTTCATGTTTGAGACATTCCAAGATCACGGAGTCGGGAAACGCCTTCGGGAATTCCAAGATCAAGTTTTTGTAATGGCAAGACCGATGTCTATCACTGAAAAGCACCAGGTACTTCCATATTTGTATGAATCGCAAAAGGAACACTGTAACCATCTCTTGGACGATGAAATGTTGGGGAACTTGAAAAGAGCAAACTACAGTGTTGTTATTTCTGACCCCTTCTTTTTATGTGGTACAATATTGGCAGCAAACATCAGCGTCCCCTACGTTGCCATTCGGAGTGCTGGTGGTATCGCCCTCGACAAAATGACTGCAGCTACAGGACTACCGCTCCCTTTGGCATACGTGCCCTCAATTTTACTTGATTTTACCGACCAAATGACTTTTTTACAAAGAGTGGGGAACGTTTTGACCTTCGGCTTTTCATCCATCTCGCGTCAATGGGTTGAGACAGGCGTATTTGACTATCTTTCTAGTAAGTGTCTTAGCCAGAAAGACACTATCCAGAGCCTGATGTCAAGCACGGATTTGTGGCTGTCTCAGACCGACAATGTGCTGGACTTTCCCCGTCCCTCCATGCCCAACACGGTCCAGGTTGGCGGGCTGACCGTCCGTACCGGCGTCCCGCTTTCTGAG GATTTGGAGGGTTTTATGCAGTCATCTTCAGACGATGGGGTGGTCATTGTCAGCTTTGGGTCGATGATCGGCACGATGTCAAcggagaagaaagaaatattcGCAGCAGCCTTCGCACAGTTACGTCAGAAGGTGGTGTGGCGGTACGTGGGAGAGAGGCCGACAGGTGTGGGCAATAACACCAGGCTGATGTCCTGGCTGCCTCAGAATGATCTACTTG CTCATCCCAAGACACGAGCCTTCGTCACTCACGCTGGGTTAAACGGTGTGTACGAGGCCCTGTACCACGGCGTGCCCATGGTGTGTCTACCGCAGTTTCTGGATACTCCTGGCATCGCCGCACGGGTCGTGGCAAGGGGACTGGGGGTGAAGTTGGACTTGATGACTGTGACCTCGGATGAGTTGTCCCGGGCCGTTACTCATGTTCTCACCAACAACAG TTACCGTAAGACAGCAGCCCGCCTTTCCCGTCTGTACCGCGACCAGCCCCAATCGCCCATGGAGCGAGCCGCCTGGTggatagaacacgtcatcaaacatggcggactgCCCCATCTCCGCGCACGCGCCGTGGATCTGCCGTTCTACCAGTACTACCTGCTGGACGTGGCTGCCTGCCTGTTGGCCGTCTGTTCAGCTGTCCTGGGGACCGTGTGGTGCAGCTGTTTACTCGTCTGTAGCAAGATTTACTGTAAAACTGGCGGCAAGCTTAAGTCTCTGTAA